The Planktothrix tepida PCC 9214 genome window below encodes:
- the pyrE gene encoding orotate phosphoribosyltransferase: MNQQQQQVTLNESVATTDLATLRQWLLDLLCQLAYKEGDFVLSSGQQSSYYINCKQVTLHPQGALAIGRLLLAMLPENTQAVAGLTLGADPIVSAVSVVSAYENRPVFALIIRKEAKGHGTQAYIEGPTLTPGTPVVVLEDVVTTGQSAMKAVKRLQDAGYAVNHIIALVDRQQGGGELYAAEGLEFHRLFTIDDLKAHNAINNTAKM; the protein is encoded by the coding sequence ATGAATCAACAACAACAGCAAGTCACTTTAAACGAGTCTGTCGCCACAACAGACTTAGCCACTTTGCGACAATGGCTACTAGATTTATTGTGTCAGTTAGCCTACAAAGAAGGAGATTTTGTCCTCTCTTCAGGTCAACAGAGTTCCTATTATATTAATTGTAAACAAGTCACTCTCCACCCTCAAGGCGCTTTAGCCATCGGCCGTTTATTATTAGCAATGTTACCCGAAAATACCCAAGCCGTCGCCGGATTAACCCTGGGTGCTGACCCGATTGTCTCGGCGGTGAGTGTGGTTTCAGCCTATGAAAACCGACCCGTTTTTGCTTTAATTATTCGTAAAGAAGCCAAAGGACACGGAACCCAAGCTTATATTGAGGGGCCAACCTTAACCCCCGGAACTCCAGTGGTGGTTTTAGAAGATGTGGTGACAACGGGACAGTCGGCGATGAAAGCCGTTAAACGCCTCCAAGATGCGGGTTATGCGGTAAATCATATTATTGCCTTAGTAGACCGACAACAGGGAGGAGGTGAACTCTACGCGGCGGAAGGCTTAGAATTTCATCGCTTATTTACGATTGATGACTTAAAAGCCCATAATGCTATCAACAACACAGCAAAAATGTGA